The following proteins come from a genomic window of Malus domestica chromosome 02, GDT2T_hap1:
- the LOC114822707 gene encoding kinesin-like protein NACK2 translates to MHKVKITNLFIFFQTIENSLRESSRSVKAFGASLNLVDLAGSEHASQTNADGARLKEGSHINRSLLTLTTIIRKLSGGKRSGHIPYRDSKLTRLLQSSLGGNAQTAIICTISPALSHVEQTRNTLSFATSAKEVTNSVKINMKEVARLEAELQSPEPSYLRSILEEKDLKIQQV, encoded by the exons ATGCATAAGGTAAAAATCaccaatttgtttatttttttccagACCATAGAAAATAGCCTCCGGGAGAGTTCAAGGTCTGTGAAGGCTTTTGGAGCGAGTTTG AACCTTGTGGACCTTGCTGGAAGTGAGCATGCCTCCCAAACAAATGCAGATGGTGCAAGATTGAAGGAAGGCAGTCACATTAACCGTAGCTTGTTGACACTCACAACCATTATCAGGAAGCTAAG TGGTGGAAAAAGAAGTGGTCACATACCATATCGGGATTCAAAACTTACTCGACTACTGCAGTCTTCACTTGGGGGAAATGCTCAGACAGCGATTATATGCACCATTAGCCCAGCCTTGAGTCATGTAGAGCAAACAAGGAACACACTCTCGTTTGCAACTAGTGCCAAGGAAGTCACTAATAGTGTGAAAATAAACATG AAGGAAGTAGCCAGACTTGAAGCGGAGTTACAAAGTCCAGAGCCTTCTTATTTGAGGTCTATACTGGAAGAAAAGGACTTGAAAATCCAACAGGTATGA
- the LOC139190798 gene encoding uncharacterized mitochondrial protein AtMg00810-like codes for MSLYCEIQSRWDSGSFQGKTGSKRIHQKYGIDYTDTFAPVAKINTVHVLLSLAANLNWPLQFDVKNTFLHGDLTEEIYMNLLPGYDMVVAGNDPEERAALQRYLSTEFEMKDLGSLKYFLGIEVSRSSSGIFLSQRKYIIHLLHKTGMSACQPIATPLEEGLKLSVDPNQVPVDKGRYQRLVGRLMYLAHIRPDLAYALSVVSQYMHNPGEQHMNVVMRILRYLKGSPGKGILFKRNNHLRVEGYTDADWTDSIDDRRSTSGYFTFVGVNLVTWRSKKQNVVARSSSEAEYKGMALGICEIMWLKLLLRDLGILHDQPMKLFCDNKVARDIAHNPVQHDRTKHVEVDRFFIKKKN; via the exons ATGAGTCTATACTGTGAAATACAAAGCAGATGGGACAGTGGATCGTTTCAAGGCAAGACTGGTAGCAAAAGGATACATCAAAAATATGGAATTGACTACACAGATACATTTGCACCTGTAGCCAAGATCAACACAGTTCATGTTTTGTTGTCCTTGGCTGCAAATCTTAATTGGCCCTTACAATTCGATGTGAAGAACACCTTCTTGCATGGAGACTTGacagaagagatttatatgaaTCTTCTACCGGGAT atgatatggtGGTAGCAGGTAATGACCCAGAAGAACGTGCAGCCTTGCAAAGATATTTGTctacagaatttgagatgaaagaccttggatccttgaaatattttttagggATTGAGGTATCGAGAAGCAGTTCAGGAATTTTCTTATCACAGAGGAAGTATATTATTCATTTGTTGCACAAAACTGGCATGTCAGCTTGTCAACCAATAGCTACACCATTAGAAGAAGGATTGAAGCTTAGTGTTGATCCTAATCAGGTACCAGTTGACAAAGGGagataccaaaggttagtaggtCGTTTAATGTACTTGGCACACATAAGACCGGACCTTGCTTATGCCTTAAGTGTAGTGAGTCAATACATGCATAATCCTGGAGAACAACATATGAATGTAGTGATGagaattttgagatatttgaagggaaGTCCCGGCAaaggaattttgtttaaaaggAATAATCATCTTAGAGTTGAAGGTTATACTGATGCAGATTGGACAGATTCAATTGATGATAGGCGCTCAACATCAGGTTACTTTACATTCGTTGGGGTTAACTTGGTTacatggagaagtaagaaacagAATGTGGTTGCCCGTTCCAGTTCAGAAGCTGAATATAAAGGTATGGCTTTGGGGATTTGTGAAATTATGTGGCTTAAGCTCCTACTTCGTGATTTGGGTATACTACATGATCAGcccatgaaattattttgtgataataaagtTGCCCGTGACATTGCACATAATCCGGTACAACATGAtagaacaaagcatgttgaagttgatcggttcttcatcaaaaaaaaaaattag